Below is a window of Escherichia coli DSM 30083 = JCM 1649 = ATCC 11775 DNA.
AGAACATCAATCCAAACATGGCACTGCGATCCCGGCTCATCCCCTGATGCTGTGAATATTCATTTCCGGCGGCGGAAAGCATCGCCGAGGCGATAAAGTGTTGAGCTTTATCCTGCCCGCTCCAGCTATCGTTAGCCATATGGCTGCATCCAGAAAGTAACAATAGCGAACAGACAAAAAGAATACGCAAAACGTGGCCTCCAAAAAACAAACCCCGTACAGGACGGGGTTGTGATTACAGGATGCGGCTAATTAATCGGTCGATGCGGATACGGCGCAAACGGCGGATGAGTTTACGAACCTTCACCGGATAATCGGCAATACTTTGCAGATCGCGATAGTGCTTAACGATGGTGGTATGCTCGCGGATCAGCTCCAGTTCTTTCTCTCGCTGCGGCGCAAGCTCCAGTTGTGGATCGTGGATCAAAATGGCGTTTTCCAGATCCAGACGCCAGGCGCGTGGGTTCAGGTTATTACCGGTGATCAACATCCACTTATCATCAACCCACATCCCTTTCAGGTGATAGGTGTTGTCGTCATCTTTCCATAACCGAACCACTAGCTGGTCAGTATTGACGTAATACTGCAAACGGCTCAGGAAACGACGCAGATTGATCTCATAGAGATAAGGCAATGCGCCAATTATCTTGAAAGGTTCATCTTCCGGAATGTAGAAGTCATTCGCGGTTTTATCACCAACAATAATTTCGACCTTTTTCCCTTCGCGCAGCAACTGGATAATATTGCGCACAAGGATTGCTGGCAGGTTGAAGTATGGCGTACAGATGGTTAGTTTCTGCTCGGCACAAGGCATAAGATGGAAAATGGTCTTGTTCAACAGACTCGATTTCCCCAGCCCCACTAGCGGCGTTACGGAAAGCTGATCGTTGTCGGCATCGCCCTGGAAATGATAAGCGGCATCACGCAGCTCCTGGCGGAACAGACGAATATCGTTCTTGATTTCCGGGCTTTTTGGCCGATTAACATCATCCAGACGATTAACGCCGCGGCCATTCATAATATTCTGTGTAACCCATTCAAACATAATGTCTGACATCTTACGGTTACGGATCAGATGATAACGGTCGTAGCGATATTTATCGTGCTGATGCAGGTAAACATCGTTCAGGCTGGCACCGCTATAAAGTACGCTATCGTCGATGATAAAGCCTTTAAAGTGCAGAACACCAAGGGCTTCACGGGTATTGATTGGAACGCCATAAACCGGAACATCTACGCCCGGATTTTCCTGCGCCATGCGGCAGTACCAGTCAGCGTTAGTGTTAGATGCCGCAGCGCCAATGCGTCCACGTTGTGCACGATGCCAGTCGACCAGCACCCGCACATCCAGTTCCGGACGCTGCCTTTTAGCCTCATACAACGCGTTCAGAATGCCTTTGCCACCGTCATCCTGTTCGAGATACAGGGCGACAATGCAAATGCGCTGCTTCGCGCTGGCTATTTTTTCCAGCAGCGTCTCCCGGAAGTCGGCGGGAGCGTAAAAGAAATCGACATCATCAACTGATTGAGAAATCTTGGGTAGTTGGGCAAGGTGTTGTTGATGTTTATTACGCTTAAATTTTGACAACATCACAGTGCATTTCTTCTCTGTTCATTGAAGGGTCCTCTGTGCAATGCAGACGACATAAGCGGGCAATAATAACACCAGTCCCGATTAAGTGGTCAACATTTCCAGTACCTTACTCATGATTCCTCGCGCTGGGCAAGATTTAGCGTAAGCCCAACGATCCCCTCTTCGAGCTGGATATCAACGTTAAACCCGAGCTTGCGGGCCAGCGCCACCATGCCACGATTGTTTGGCATCGTAATACCATTCAGACGTTGTAGTCCGTGATCTCGCGTATAGGTAATCAACTTTTCCATTAAGCGTCGACCTAAGCCTAACCCTTTGAGATCCGAGCGAACCAGCACGGCAAATTCGGCATCGATGTTATCAGGGTCGGAGATCGCACGTGTGACGCCGAGGATCTCTTCCGTTTGATCAATTCGTCGTACCGCTACAAATGCCATTTCCCGATCGTAGTCGATCTGCGTCATGTTGGCTAAATCTTCATGGGTAAATTCGTTGATCTCGCTAAAGTAGCGGTAATAAAGATCTTCTTTGGTGACTCGCGAAATGAATTGCTGAAGCTGTGGCTCATCTTCTGGCAAAATCGGGCGGAACAAGCAGCGTTCACCGTTTTTCAATTCTACCCATTCTTCCAGCTGATGCGGATAAGGGCGCACAGCCAGCCGGCTCTCGTTATCACCTTCAAACGGCGCGATATCCAGCGTGACATCCAGCGCGGTAAATTCACTGCCAGAAGCCAGCAAAGGATGAATATCCAGACGCTGAATTTCCGGGCAATCGACAATCAAGTTGGAAACCTGCACCAGAAGCTGGCTCAAGCCTGCAACATCCAATGGGCGTAGCGCACTGCGTGCACGAATCTTTTTACTTTTGATCCCCTGAATAACCAGATAGCGGGCCAGGTTCATGTTCAGCGGCGGCAGTGCGACGACGGCTTGATCTTCAGGACGCCACTCCACACCGCCTTCACCCAGCATGATTAACGGCCCGAAAACCGGATCGTGCTCAACCACAACCCGCAACTCCTGAGCGCCAGCACGGTTAGCCATACTTTGCACCAACAGGCCGTGGACCCGCGCCTGCGGCCAGGCCATTTTTACGCGATCGAAAATAGCGTTTGCCGCTTGCTGGACTTCATTGGCTGTACGTAGGTAGAGCATGACGCCCTGAACTTCCGATTTATGTGGAATATCCGGCGAGCGCAATTTCAGTGCCACCGGATAGCCAATCTGTTTGGCAATATGTACCGCTTCGGTGCTATTACTGGCAATCCAGGTAGGGAGAGTATTCATACCATACGCTTGCAGGATGGGCTGAACTTCATGGGTATCGAGCGACGTAGCCCCTTCGGCAATCGCATGTTGCAACAGAAGATGCGCTTCTGCGGTATTGGAAGTCAGATTGCTGGGCAACGCCGGCGTTTCGCGTAGTTGCTTCTGATTACGCCGGTACTCGACCATATGCATAAAAGCAGTGATGGTTCCTTCCGGAGTACGGTAGGTCGGCAGCCCGGCTTCGCTGAATAAACGTCGTGCCTCTTGCGAGGAGTGCTCGCCGCACCAGTTCGTCAGCAAAGAGACATATTTGCTGCGGGGATGATGCTTTACCGCTTCAATTAATACTTGCGCGCTTTCTGTTGCGGGAGCAGCGGCGCTGGGCGAATGAATAACCATCAGCGCATCAAAATCCTGGCTGTGGAGCAGAATGTCCAGCGTTTTGACATAATGCTCGCTGCTGGCGTCATCGCGCAGATCGAGCGGGTTAGAGATTGCCACATGCCCTGGCAGTGCATCGCGCAGTTTCTGGCAGGTTTCTTCGCTTAGCGTTGCCAGCTTGCCATTGCGTGACCATAAGGCATCCAGCGCCAGCGCGGCAGGCGCAGCACCGTTGCTGATAATCATCAACCGGTCGCCACGCAGCGGGCGCATATGGCTAAGGGTTTCCACCGCCGAAAACAGTTCGTGGGTGTCCTGTACCCGCAACAAACCGGCACGCTGAATAGCTGCATCCCACGCCGGATCCATTCCTGCCGTGGTGTTCAACAGACGTTGAGCCGCCGGGCTACGTCCGCTTTTAATCACCAGAATCGGTTTATTACGTGAGGCGCTACGGGCCGCCGAAACAAAACGTCGCGCATCACTTAATTGTTCGAGATAGAGCAGGATGGCGCTGGTTTTACTGTCGCGCGCCAAATAGTCGAGCAATTCATCAACGTCGATATCCAGGCTGTCGCCGAGCG
It encodes the following:
- the yfiM gene encoding YfiM family lipoprotein; this translates as MRILFVCSLLLLSGCSHMANDSWSGQDKAQHFIASAMLSAAGNEYSQHQGMSRDRSAMFGLMFSVSLGASKELWDSRPEGSGWSWKDFAWDIAGASTGYTVWQLTRH
- the pssA gene encoding CDP-diacylglycerol--serine O-phosphatidyltransferase encodes the protein MLSKFKRNKHQQHLAQLPKISQSVDDVDFFYAPADFRETLLEKIASAKQRICIVALYLEQDDGGKGILNALYEAKRQRPELDVRVLVDWHRAQRGRIGAAASNTNADWYCRMAQENPGVDVPVYGVPINTREALGVLHFKGFIIDDSVLYSGASLNDVYLHQHDKYRYDRYHLIRNRKMSDIMFEWVTQNIMNGRGVNRLDDVNRPKSPEIKNDIRLFRQELRDAAYHFQGDADNDQLSVTPLVGLGKSSLLNKTIFHLMPCAEQKLTICTPYFNLPAILVRNIIQLLREGKKVEIIVGDKTANDFYIPEDEPFKIIGALPYLYEINLRRFLSRLQYYVNTDQLVVRLWKDDDNTYHLKGMWVDDKWMLITGNNLNPRAWRLDLENAILIHDPQLELAPQREKELELIREHTTIVKHYRDLQSIADYPVKVRKLIRRLRRIRIDRLISRIL
- the patZ gene encoding peptidyl-lysine N-acetyltransferase PatZ; the encoded protein is MSQRGLEALLRPKSIAVIGASMKPNRAGYLMMRNLLAGGFNGPVLPVTPAWKAVLGVLAWPDIARLPFTPDLAVLCTNASRNLALLEELGEKGCKTCIILSAPASQHEDLRACALRHNMRLLGPNSLGLLAPWQGLNASFSPVPIKRGKLAFISQSAAVSNTILDWAQQREMGFSYFIALGDSLDIDVDELLDYLARDSKTSAILLYLEQLSDARRFVSAARSASRNKPILVIKSGRSPAAQRLLNTTAGMDPAWDAAIQRAGLLRVQDTHELFSAVETLSHMRPLRGDRLMIISNGAAPAALALDALWSRNGKLATLSEETCQKLRDALPGHVAISNPLDLRDDASSEHYVKTLDILLHSQDFDALMVIHSPSAAAPATESAQVLIEAVKHHPRSKYVSLLTNWCGEHSSQEARRLFSEAGLPTYRTPEGTITAFMHMVEYRRNQKQLRETPALPSNLTSNTAEAHLLLQHAIAEGATSLDTHEVQPILQAYGMNTLPTWIASNSTEAVHIAKQIGYPVALKLRSPDIPHKSEVQGVMLYLRTANEVQQAANAIFDRVKMAWPQARVHGLLVQSMANRAGAQELRVVVEHDPVFGPLIMLGEGGVEWRPEDQAVVALPPLNMNLARYLVIQGIKSKKIRARSALRPLDVAGLSQLLVQVSNLIVDCPEIQRLDIHPLLASGSEFTALDVTLDIAPFEGDNESRLAVRPYPHQLEEWVELKNGERCLFRPILPEDEPQLQQFISRVTKEDLYYRYFSEINEFTHEDLANMTQIDYDREMAFVAVRRIDQTEEILGVTRAISDPDNIDAEFAVLVRSDLKGLGLGRRLMEKLITYTRDHGLQRLNGITMPNNRGMVALARKLGFNVDIQLEEGIVGLTLNLAQREES